The following proteins come from a genomic window of Sphaerisporangium rubeum:
- a CDS encoding sensor histidine kinase has protein sequence MWHVVASGARVWPVGVPVGQVVALCVVFVVLPLVVGRSVAQRRGLRAAVVDKERRLRRERALLAERERLRERLRVARDVHDSLGHRLGLISVQAAALEVAGLPEAQQEAVRRLAGTARTAMDELHELVGGLRGSGSARDEAGLEGVEELFAGFRAAGVRLTVRTSGEPAEPPSEVASAAYRVVEEGLTNAAKHAAGEPVTVTVHWEDDSLLLTVTNPVPETAGARGRGPVEGPEEGVAGYGLVGLAERVRLSGGMLHVTEDGGEFRLLAMLPVVPEPEPAVTGESDLADVARAGSAMANRVWVAGLAVIAAALALLAGPAGGAG, from the coding sequence ATGTGGCATGTCGTGGCGTCCGGTGCGCGGGTGTGGCCCGTAGGGGTGCCGGTGGGTCAGGTCGTGGCCCTGTGCGTGGTCTTCGTGGTGCTTCCTTTGGTCGTCGGCCGAAGTGTCGCGCAGCGACGCGGGCTGCGGGCCGCGGTGGTGGACAAGGAGCGGCGCCTGCGGCGTGAGCGCGCGCTGCTGGCCGAGCGGGAACGGCTGCGGGAACGGCTGCGTGTCGCGCGCGACGTGCACGACTCGCTCGGCCACCGGCTCGGCCTGATCTCGGTGCAGGCGGCGGCCCTGGAGGTCGCGGGGCTCCCCGAGGCGCAGCAGGAGGCCGTACGGCGGCTCGCCGGCACGGCGCGCACGGCCATGGACGAGCTGCACGAGCTGGTCGGCGGCCTGCGCGGCTCCGGCTCCGCACGCGACGAGGCCGGCCTCGAGGGAGTGGAGGAGCTGTTCGCCGGGTTCCGCGCCGCCGGGGTACGGCTGACTGTGCGCACATCGGGGGAGCCGGCCGAGCCGCCGTCCGAGGTGGCGAGCGCGGCGTACCGGGTGGTCGAGGAGGGGCTGACGAACGCGGCCAAGCACGCCGCGGGGGAACCGGTCACCGTGACCGTCCACTGGGAGGACGACAGCCTGCTGCTCACCGTGACCAATCCCGTGCCGGAGACGGCCGGTGCTCGCGGCCGCGGTCCCGTGGAAGGCCCCGAGGAAGGCGTGGCGGGGTACGGGCTGGTCGGGCTGGCCGAGCGGGTGCGGCTCTCGGGAGGGATGCTGCATGTGACCGAGGACGGTGGGGAGTTCCGGCTCCTCGCCATGCTGCCGGTCGTGCCGGAACCCGAGCCCGCGGTCACCGGTGAGAGCGACCTCGCCGACGTCGCACGCGCCGGCTCGGCCATGGCCAACCGTGTGTGGGTGGCGGGGCTGGCGGTCATCGCCGCCGCGCTGGCGCTGCTCGCCGGGCCCGCGGGTGGCGCCGGGTGA
- a CDS encoding STAS domain-containing protein (This anti-anti-sigma factor, or anti-sigma factor antagonist, belongs to a family that includes characterized members SpoIIAA, RsbV, RsfA, and RsfB.) — MKLRLARRAFGDAVVVAVEGELDLFTAPFLRDEVREAIMQDSSKLVLDLGELSFMDSSGLSVLIEAWRLATGEGGGVALAAPQAPVARILRTTGLDRRIKVYPDVDAAISAEI, encoded by the coding sequence ATGAAGCTGCGACTCGCGCGGCGAGCGTTCGGGGACGCCGTCGTCGTCGCTGTCGAGGGCGAGCTTGACCTGTTCACCGCGCCGTTCCTGCGCGACGAGGTGCGCGAGGCGATCATGCAGGACAGCAGCAAGCTGGTGCTCGATCTCGGTGAGCTGTCGTTCATGGATTCGAGCGGCCTGTCGGTGCTGATCGAGGCGTGGCGGCTGGCGACCGGTGAGGGTGGTGGGGTCGCGCTGGCGGCGCCGCAGGCACCGGTGGCGCGCATTCTGCGCACCACGGGCCTTGATCGCCGCATCAAGGTCTACCCCGATGTCGACGCCGCGATCTCCGCCGAGATTTGA
- a CDS encoding glycosyltransferase — MSIVVPVHNCRPYLDRCLTSLLAQAVGKEIIVVDDGSTDGSRELLAEYAEKYAEIRVFHQPASGGAGRPRNRGLAHATGRYVFFCDADDHLGPEALPRMVAMAERNGSDIVLGKMVGHGRKVPTSMFRENRDNAPLGDSTVYNALTCFKLFRREMLVRHSIVFDESLRVGEDMVFSVHAYCHARTISVVADHDCYHLVSRPDGTSVMQEPGSRHPLAWLRMVHTPIELMTRHVPPGPLRDHLLRRHFRFDILAQLGAPFLAADPPTRRAIAREVAAMCQAWLTEGTLDLLRPVDRLRVACAGDVDRLVRIAQVEAAELRRRLTGLEWAGDRLEVTGTASLADAWNGVTVGLLLRERFTTAERRVPVTAVADVFAGTVRVSRLPPGVWDVYVVLACEGVRRVVRFGADRVPGVEAPGPRLLSAVAVPYFTRAHGNLSIDIGGRLAPVPGTVRLTRAAWGAKGLLTIEGTVTVGPGCPAARRARHLIWRERTTGHERRVPATDLGDTRFTAAAHLDAPGTWEATLELNLGGPPIRYPVQVTDSTLTATTTWWRGSHRWTASTRVSKLRRRLIVSVLSRGPKSVVRNSFRLVR; from the coding sequence GTGAGCATCGTGGTGCCCGTCCACAACTGCCGCCCCTACCTCGACCGGTGCCTCACGTCGCTGCTGGCCCAGGCCGTCGGCAAGGAGATCATCGTGGTGGACGACGGCTCCACCGACGGCAGCCGGGAGCTCCTCGCCGAGTACGCGGAGAAATATGCCGAGATACGGGTCTTCCACCAACCCGCGTCCGGCGGCGCGGGCCGTCCGCGCAACCGGGGCCTGGCCCACGCCACCGGCCGGTACGTCTTCTTCTGCGACGCCGACGACCACCTCGGGCCCGAGGCGTTGCCGCGCATGGTCGCCATGGCGGAGCGCAACGGTTCCGACATCGTGCTCGGCAAGATGGTGGGTCACGGACGCAAGGTCCCCACCTCGATGTTCCGTGAGAACCGCGACAACGCGCCGCTCGGCGACAGCACCGTCTACAACGCGCTCACCTGTTTCAAACTGTTCCGCCGCGAGATGCTCGTCCGCCACAGCATTGTGTTCGACGAGTCGTTGCGCGTGGGGGAGGACATGGTCTTCTCGGTCCACGCCTACTGCCACGCGCGCACCATCTCCGTGGTCGCCGACCACGACTGCTACCACCTCGTGTCCCGGCCCGACGGCACCAGCGTCATGCAGGAGCCCGGCAGCCGTCACCCGCTGGCGTGGCTGCGCATGGTCCACACCCCCATCGAGCTCATGACGCGCCACGTCCCGCCGGGGCCGCTGCGCGACCACCTGCTGCGGCGGCACTTCCGTTTCGACATCCTCGCGCAGCTCGGCGCGCCGTTCCTCGCGGCCGACCCGCCGACCCGGCGGGCCATCGCGCGCGAGGTGGCCGCCATGTGCCAGGCCTGGCTGACCGAGGGCACGCTCGACCTGCTGCGGCCCGTCGACCGGCTCCGGGTCGCCTGCGCGGGGGACGTCGACCGGCTGGTGCGCATCGCGCAGGTCGAGGCGGCCGAGCTGCGGCGGCGGCTCACCGGGCTGGAGTGGGCCGGCGACCGGCTCGAGGTCACCGGCACCGCCTCGCTGGCCGACGCCTGGAACGGCGTCACCGTCGGCCTGCTGTTACGCGAGCGCTTCACCACCGCCGAGCGCCGCGTGCCGGTCACCGCCGTGGCGGACGTGTTCGCCGGCACCGTGCGGGTCTCCCGGCTGCCTCCCGGCGTGTGGGACGTGTACGTCGTGCTGGCCTGCGAAGGCGTGCGGCGGGTGGTCCGCTTCGGCGCCGACCGCGTCCCCGGCGTGGAGGCCCCCGGCCCCCGGTTGCTGTCCGCCGTCGCCGTCCCCTACTTCACCCGCGCGCACGGCAACCTCAGCATCGACATCGGTGGCCGCCTGGCCCCCGTCCCCGGCACCGTCCGCCTCACCCGCGCCGCCTGGGGTGCCAAGGGCCTGCTCACCATCGAGGGCACCGTGACCGTCGGCCCCGGCTGTCCCGCCGCACGCCGCGCGCGCCACCTGATCTGGCGCGAACGCACCACAGGCCACGAACGCCGCGTCCCCGCCACCGACCTCGGCGACACCCGCTTCACCGCCGCCGCACACCTGGACGCACCCGGCACCTGGGAGGCCACCCTTGAGCTCAACCTCGGTGGCCCCCCCATCCGCTACCCGGTGCAGGTCACCGACTCGACCTTGACCGCCACCACGACATGGTGGCGCGGCTCCCACCGCTGGACCGCCTCCACCCGAGTCTCCAAACTTCGCCGCAGGCTCATCGTCTCGGTCCTCTCCCGCGGCCCCAAGTCCGTCGTGCGCAACTCCTTCCGCCTGGTCCGCTGA
- a CDS encoding HelD family protein, producing the protein MAPRESSSTLAEALRAEQRHVSMVYDRLDAARERAASALSAEHRRGGPGGTHQARLERDISAAEHARRFAQLTSLERGLCFGRVDDTGGETYYIGRTGLRDAHNELVLIDWRAPAARPFYTATPSDPGPLVRRRHLHTRGRTVVGLDDEVFDLTRLSEPDRRGLVGEAALMAALRRGRTGRMGDVVATIQAEQDQVIRSGLAGALVVQGGPGTGKTVAALHRAAYLLYTHRDTLARRGVLVIGPNAVFLRYIGQVLPSLGETDVVLTTVGEMFPGVRATAADTPEAAVVKGDTRMADVVAAATRDRQRVPGGDLEVLIDVRTSVRDGVEVAVERMALRIDHATCVRARDRARAVRSPHNVARKLFVDTALTALAHDEARRLDMPPLDAEDLRHARAALWSQPPVRQALDALWPELTPARLVGDLLSDPALLYPAARAGGLREEEATALLRPPGSPWTAGDVPLLDEAAELLGEDDVTGRASARDAARDRREAERYAAEVLTITGVGETELVEAAELADRTAGDGGERTTADRAAADRRWAYGHVIVDEAQELSAMAWRMVMRRVPARSLTVVGDIAQTGSAAGARSWGEMLDPYVKGRWRETRLLVNYRTPAQIMAVATGVLRAVAPTQEPPVSVRDGDTPPRALRVPAADLPTMLPALVAEELTEIGDGRLAVLTPDARHLEIAALLPGAAATLTPDALDSPSAVLTVTQAKGLEFDSVIIIAPEEILTQSPKGGQDLYVALTRPTRRLTVVHHAPLPDLLTGEHFTD; encoded by the coding sequence ATGGCGCCTCGTGAATCCTCCTCCACCCTCGCCGAAGCGCTGCGTGCCGAGCAGCGCCACGTCTCCATGGTCTACGACCGGCTCGACGCCGCACGCGAGCGCGCGGCGTCGGCCCTCAGCGCCGAGCACCGCCGCGGCGGTCCAGGCGGCACCCACCAGGCCCGCCTCGAACGCGACATCTCCGCGGCCGAACACGCTCGCCGGTTCGCGCAGCTCACCAGCCTGGAGCGCGGCCTGTGCTTCGGCCGTGTCGACGACACCGGCGGCGAGACCTACTACATCGGCCGCACGGGACTTCGTGACGCGCACAACGAACTCGTCCTCATCGACTGGCGCGCACCCGCCGCACGGCCCTTCTACACCGCGACGCCGAGCGACCCCGGCCCCCTGGTGCGCCGCCGCCACCTGCACACCCGCGGACGCACCGTCGTCGGCCTCGACGACGAGGTGTTCGACCTGACCAGGCTCAGCGAGCCCGACCGGCGCGGCCTGGTCGGCGAGGCCGCGCTCATGGCGGCGCTGCGGCGCGGCAGGACCGGCCGCATGGGTGACGTGGTGGCCACCATCCAGGCCGAGCAGGACCAGGTGATCCGATCGGGACTCGCCGGCGCGCTCGTCGTCCAGGGTGGCCCCGGCACCGGGAAGACCGTCGCGGCGCTGCACCGGGCCGCGTACCTGCTGTACACGCACCGCGACACCCTGGCCCGGCGCGGCGTGCTGGTCATCGGCCCGAACGCGGTGTTCCTGCGGTACATCGGCCAGGTCCTGCCGTCGCTCGGCGAGACCGACGTGGTGCTGACCACCGTCGGGGAGATGTTCCCCGGCGTGCGCGCCACCGCCGCCGACACCCCGGAGGCCGCCGTGGTCAAAGGCGACACGAGGATGGCGGACGTCGTCGCCGCCGCGACGCGCGACCGGCAGCGGGTCCCCGGCGGCGACCTGGAAGTGCTGATCGACGTACGGACCTCCGTGCGCGACGGCGTCGAGGTGGCCGTCGAGCGCATGGCCCTGCGGATCGACCACGCCACCTGCGTGCGCGCACGGGACAGGGCACGCGCCGTCCGCTCGCCGCACAACGTCGCACGCAAGCTGTTCGTCGACACCGCTCTCACCGCGCTCGCGCACGACGAGGCCCGCCGCCTCGACATGCCACCCCTGGACGCCGAGGACCTGCGCCACGCACGCGCCGCGCTGTGGTCCCAGCCGCCGGTGCGGCAGGCCCTCGACGCGCTGTGGCCCGAGCTGACCCCGGCGCGACTCGTCGGTGACCTGCTGTCCGACCCCGCGCTGCTGTACCCGGCGGCCCGCGCCGGCGGCCTGCGCGAGGAGGAGGCCACAGCCCTGCTGCGTCCCCCCGGCTCGCCGTGGACCGCCGGCGACGTGCCGCTGCTCGACGAGGCGGCGGAACTGCTCGGCGAGGACGACGTGACGGGCCGCGCGTCCGCCAGGGACGCCGCTCGGGACCGCCGGGAGGCGGAACGGTACGCGGCCGAGGTCCTCACCATCACCGGGGTCGGTGAGACCGAGCTGGTGGAGGCCGCGGAACTGGCCGACCGCACCGCCGGCGACGGCGGCGAGCGCACCACCGCCGACCGAGCCGCGGCCGACCGCCGCTGGGCCTACGGCCACGTGATCGTGGACGAGGCGCAGGAGCTGTCCGCCATGGCCTGGCGCATGGTCATGCGACGCGTACCGGCCCGCTCGCTGACCGTGGTCGGCGACATCGCGCAGACCGGCTCGGCGGCCGGTGCGCGGTCGTGGGGCGAGATGCTCGACCCGTACGTCAAGGGCCGCTGGCGCGAGACGCGGCTGCTGGTCAACTACCGCACCCCCGCGCAGATCATGGCCGTCGCCACCGGCGTCCTGCGGGCCGTGGCCCCCACGCAGGAACCCCCCGTCTCGGTACGCGACGGCGACACCCCGCCGCGCGCGCTGCGCGTCCCCGCCGCCGACCTCCCCACCATGCTGCCGGCCCTGGTGGCGGAGGAACTGACCGAGATCGGCGACGGCCGCCTCGCCGTGCTCACCCCCGACGCGCGCCACCTCGAGATCGCCGCACTCCTGCCAGGCGCCGCCGCCACCCTCACCCCCGACGCGCTGGACTCCCCGTCCGCCGTGCTGACCGTCACCCAGGCCAAGGGCCTGGAGTTCGACTCGGTGATCATCATCGCTCCGGAGGAGATCCTCACCCAGTCCCCCAAAGGCGGCCAGGACCTCTACGTGGCGCTCACCCGTCCCACCCGCCGCCTCACCGTCGTGCACCACGCGCCGCTGCCGGACCTGCTGACCGGGGAGCACTTCACGGACTGA
- a CDS encoding energy-coupling factor ABC transporter permease, with protein MHVPDGFFNAAVSVAAGGVAAAGVAVGLRNAKRELDDRTAPMAGLVAAFVFAVQMLNFPVAAGTSGHLLGGALAAVLVGPYTAVLCVAVVLLVQAFFFADGGLTALGVNITLMAIVTTVVGWAVFRLVLRAAPRRAVVPVAAFAGALVSVPAAALVFTVLFWIGGTAPIDVGAVAAAMGGVHVLIGVGEGVITALTVSSVLAVRPDLVYGARGLTAPLLLRTADGAVPVTAPAAGAEQAPKKAGTRPLLVGGALVALLLAGFVSFYASSSPDGLEKVAGDKGLDAQKRDHPLGDSPLADYGVRGVGDERLAVGLAGVAGVVITVAAGGAIFTAVRRRERTKV; from the coding sequence GTGCACGTACCTGATGGTTTCTTCAACGCGGCCGTGTCCGTCGCGGCGGGTGGGGTCGCGGCGGCGGGTGTCGCGGTCGGCCTGCGGAACGCCAAGCGGGAACTGGACGACAGGACGGCCCCGATGGCGGGCCTGGTGGCGGCCTTCGTGTTCGCCGTCCAGATGCTGAACTTCCCGGTCGCGGCGGGGACCAGCGGCCACCTGCTCGGCGGAGCGCTGGCGGCGGTGCTCGTGGGGCCGTACACGGCGGTGTTGTGCGTGGCCGTGGTGCTGTTGGTCCAGGCGTTCTTCTTCGCCGACGGCGGCCTGACGGCGCTCGGCGTCAACATCACCTTGATGGCCATCGTGACGACCGTGGTGGGCTGGGCCGTGTTCCGGCTGGTCCTGCGGGCCGCGCCGCGCCGAGCAGTCGTGCCGGTGGCCGCGTTCGCCGGCGCGCTGGTGTCCGTGCCGGCCGCGGCGCTGGTCTTCACCGTGCTGTTCTGGATCGGCGGCACCGCGCCGATCGACGTGGGTGCGGTGGCGGCGGCCATGGGTGGCGTGCACGTCCTCATCGGTGTCGGCGAAGGCGTCATCACCGCGCTCACCGTGAGCAGCGTCCTCGCCGTCCGGCCCGACCTGGTGTACGGCGCGCGCGGTCTCACCGCGCCGCTGCTGCTGCGCACGGCGGACGGCGCTGTACCGGTCACTGCGCCGGCCGCCGGGGCCGAGCAGGCTCCGAAGAAGGCCGGCACCCGTCCCCTCCTCGTCGGCGGCGCGCTGGTGGCGCTGCTGCTCGCCGGATTCGTCTCGTTCTACGCCTCCAGCAGCCCCGACGGCCTGGAGAAGGTCGCCGGGGACAAGGGGCTCGACGCGCAGAAGCGCGACCACCCCCTCGGTGACTCGCCGCTGGCCGACTACGGCGTGCGCGGCGTCGGCGACGAACGCCTGGCGGTCGGGCTCGCGGGGGTGGCCGGCGTGGTCATCACGGTCGCGGCCGGTGGCGCGATCTTCACGGCGGTGCGGCGCCGGGAGCGGACCAAGGTCTGA
- a CDS encoding SDR family oxidoreductase, with the protein MDLNGAAAIISGAASGLGEATARELAGIGATVVIADLNTERGKALADELGGVFVHTDVSDEASVQAAVEAAVATGKPLRAVVNSAGIGWASRTVNRDGSPHDLASYRKVIDVNLIGTFNLMRIGAAAMAKTEAADEDGARGVVINTASVAGIEGQTGQVAYSASKGGIIGMTLPAARDLAAIGVRVLTVCPGIIDTPIYGSGPQAEEFKAKLSAPVPFPKRMGRASEFAQLVRALIENDYMNGEVIRFDGGIRFQPK; encoded by the coding sequence ATGGACCTGAACGGAGCAGCAGCAATCATCTCAGGCGCCGCCAGCGGCCTCGGTGAGGCCACGGCGCGCGAGCTGGCCGGCATCGGCGCGACCGTCGTGATCGCCGATCTGAACACCGAGCGCGGCAAGGCACTGGCCGACGAGCTCGGCGGCGTCTTCGTCCACACCGACGTCTCCGACGAGGCCTCGGTGCAGGCGGCCGTCGAGGCGGCCGTCGCGACCGGCAAGCCGCTTCGCGCGGTGGTCAACAGCGCCGGCATCGGCTGGGCCTCCCGCACGGTGAACCGCGACGGGTCGCCGCACGACCTCGCGAGCTACCGCAAGGTGATCGACGTCAACCTGATCGGCACGTTCAACCTCATGCGCATCGGCGCCGCCGCCATGGCGAAGACCGAGGCCGCCGACGAGGACGGCGCGCGCGGTGTCGTGATCAACACCGCGTCGGTGGCCGGCATCGAGGGGCAGACCGGACAGGTCGCCTACTCCGCGTCCAAGGGCGGCATCATCGGCATGACCCTGCCGGCGGCCCGTGACCTCGCGGCCATCGGCGTGCGGGTGCTCACCGTCTGCCCCGGCATCATCGACACCCCGATCTACGGCTCGGGCCCGCAGGCGGAGGAGTTCAAGGCCAAGCTGTCGGCGCCGGTGCCGTTCCCCAAGCGCATGGGCCGCGCCTCGGAGTTCGCGCAGCTGGTGCGCGCGCTGATCGAGAACGACTACATGAACGGCGAGGTCATCCGTTTCGACGGCGGCATCCGCTTCCAGCCCAAGTGA
- a CDS encoding energy-coupling factor ABC transporter ATP-binding protein: protein MTTAPPSLRVSELAYAYPDGTQALFGVDLTIAAGERVALLGPNGAGKTTLVMHLNGILTAGHGTVEVAGMPVRRDTLPEIRRRVGLVFQDPDDQLFMPTVREDVAFGPANLGLRGEELDRRVRAALDRVGLPEVIDRPPHHLSFGQRRRVAVATVLAMEPEILVLDEPSSNLDPAARRELAQILRSLDVTVLMVTHDLPYALELCERSLVLSGGVIAADGPTRDILSDPDLLAAHRLELPFGFSVPVGGP, encoded by the coding sequence TTGACCACCGCTCCGCCGTCCCTGCGGGTCAGCGAGCTGGCGTACGCCTATCCCGACGGCACGCAGGCGCTGTTCGGCGTGGACCTCACCATCGCCGCCGGCGAGCGGGTCGCGCTGCTCGGCCCGAACGGCGCTGGCAAGACGACGCTGGTCATGCACCTGAACGGCATCCTGACGGCCGGCCACGGCACGGTCGAGGTCGCGGGCATGCCGGTGCGGCGCGACACGCTGCCGGAGATCAGGCGGCGGGTCGGCCTGGTGTTCCAGGACCCCGACGACCAGCTCTTCATGCCGACGGTGCGCGAGGACGTCGCGTTCGGCCCGGCCAACCTCGGGTTACGCGGCGAGGAACTGGACCGCCGGGTCCGCGCGGCGCTCGACCGGGTGGGGCTGCCGGAGGTGATCGACCGGCCGCCGCATCACCTGTCGTTCGGCCAGCGCCGCCGCGTGGCGGTGGCCACGGTTCTCGCGATGGAGCCGGAGATCCTGGTGCTGGACGAGCCCTCGTCCAACCTGGATCCGGCGGCCCGGCGCGAGCTCGCGCAGATCCTGCGCTCCCTGGACGTCACGGTGCTGATGGTGACGCACGACCTGCCGTACGCGCTGGAGCTGTGCGAGCGCTCGCTGGTGCTGTCCGGCGGCGTGATCGCCGCGGACGGGCCGACCCGCGACATCCTCTCCGATCCGGATCTGCTGGCGGCGCACCGGCTGGAGTTGCCGTTCGGGTTCTCCGTGCCTGTCGGCGGTCCTTGA
- the cbiQ gene encoding cobalt ECF transporter T component CbiQ, whose translation MGAGHHHRLFLPGDTAVHRLPPQCKLAAVVAFAVVVVATPREAFWAFAFYAALLAAVAAVAHVPPGFVLRRMVVEVPFVLFAVALPVIGLGARVQVLGLSLSVAGLWAAWNILAKATLGVAASVLLAATTEPRALLLGARRLRLPSLLVQIAMFMLRYLDVILDQVRRMRVARESRGFRARDLRQAPVLARSAGALFIRSYERGERVHLAMLSRGYTGEMPVIDDRRATARDWRAAAVLPAAALLAATISWSLL comes from the coding sequence ATGGGGGCGGGCCACCACCACAGGCTCTTCCTGCCGGGAGACACGGCGGTCCACCGGCTGCCGCCGCAGTGCAAGCTGGCGGCGGTGGTCGCGTTCGCCGTGGTGGTGGTCGCCACCCCGCGTGAGGCCTTCTGGGCCTTCGCGTTCTACGCCGCGCTGCTCGCGGCGGTGGCGGCGGTGGCGCACGTCCCGCCGGGGTTCGTGCTGCGCCGCATGGTGGTCGAGGTGCCGTTCGTGCTGTTCGCGGTGGCGTTGCCGGTCATCGGCCTCGGTGCGCGTGTCCAGGTGCTCGGCCTGTCGCTGAGCGTGGCGGGTCTGTGGGCCGCGTGGAACATCCTCGCCAAGGCGACACTCGGCGTGGCGGCGAGCGTCCTGCTCGCCGCGACCACCGAGCCCCGTGCGCTGCTGCTCGGCGCGCGGCGGCTGCGCCTGCCGTCGCTGCTGGTGCAGATCGCGATGTTCATGCTCCGCTACCTGGACGTGATCCTCGACCAGGTCCGCCGCATGCGGGTGGCCAGGGAGTCACGCGGCTTCCGGGCCCGTGACCTGCGTCAGGCCCCGGTCCTCGCGCGTTCGGCCGGCGCGTTGTTCATCCGTTCCTACGAGCGCGGCGAGCGGGTCCACCTGGCCATGCTGAGCCGCGGGTACACCGGCGAGATGCCGGTGATCGACGACCGGCGGGCCACCGCGCGCGACTGGCGCGCCGCCGCCGTACTCCCGGCCGCCGCGCTGCTCGCGGCCACGATCTCCTGGAGCCTCCTTTGA
- a CDS encoding STAS domain-containing protein, which yields MVVGIAGELDMNAVPRLRAELDTALDGERPPRLVLDLTETTFCDSLGLGLLVGTLTRVRDAGGDLALVVANGMISRLLTITNLDHHFATFPTVGEAVTAIAPHDRGTE from the coding sequence GTGGTCGTCGGCATCGCCGGCGAGCTCGACATGAACGCGGTCCCACGGCTGCGCGCCGAACTGGACACCGCTCTGGACGGGGAACGGCCTCCCCGCCTGGTGCTCGACCTGACGGAGACGACCTTCTGCGACTCGCTGGGCCTCGGACTGCTGGTCGGCACGCTGACCAGGGTGCGGGACGCCGGAGGAGATCTGGCCCTCGTGGTGGCGAACGGCATGATCTCCCGGCTGCTGACCATAACGAATCTCGATCATCACTTCGCCACCTTCCCCACGGTCGGCGAGGCGGTGACAGCCATCGCACCGCACGACAGAGGGACCGAGTGA
- a CDS encoding response regulator, whose product MIRVVVADDDALIRAGVRAVLESAGVEVVGEASDGRSAVDLVLARRVDVALLDISMPRMDGLTAIEHLRAKGSTTRFVVLTAFGAHDNVVRAVGGGVAGFVLKNCEPGELVRAVRSAHAGEAYLSPAVTRLVLGMVRPETARRREEARRRLSALSPREAEVASLVADGLSNADVGARLHMSETTIKTYVSRILAKLDCANRVQAALLVRDAQDPGFSP is encoded by the coding sequence GTGATCCGGGTGGTGGTCGCGGACGACGACGCGCTGATCAGGGCCGGGGTGCGGGCCGTGCTGGAGTCCGCCGGCGTCGAGGTCGTGGGGGAGGCGAGCGACGGCCGTAGCGCCGTGGACCTGGTGCTCGCGCGGCGGGTGGATGTGGCGCTGCTGGACATCAGCATGCCGCGCATGGACGGCCTGACCGCGATCGAGCACCTGCGCGCCAAGGGTTCCACGACGCGGTTCGTGGTGCTGACGGCGTTCGGCGCGCACGACAACGTGGTCCGGGCCGTCGGCGGCGGGGTCGCCGGGTTCGTGCTGAAGAACTGCGAACCGGGGGAGCTGGTCCGTGCCGTCCGCTCGGCGCACGCCGGGGAGGCGTACCTCTCGCCGGCCGTCACGAGGCTCGTGCTCGGCATGGTGCGTCCGGAGACGGCGCGCCGCCGCGAGGAGGCGCGCCGTCGCCTGAGCGCGCTGTCCCCGCGTGAGGCCGAGGTGGCCTCGCTGGTCGCCGACGGCCTGTCCAACGCCGACGTCGGCGCGCGGCTCCACATGAGCGAGACCACCATCAAGACGTACGTCAGCCGTATCTTGGCCAAACTGGACTGCGCGAACCGCGTGCAGGCGGCGCTGCTGGTCAGGGACGCGCAGGATCCCGGGTTCAGTCCGTGA